One stretch of Wolbachia endosymbiont of Armadillidium arcangelii DNA includes these proteins:
- a CDS encoding PAAR domain-containing protein codes for MNKPVVRLGDYCVETTPHFCIIGSNNVFVNGKPVCRKGDNFTEGRVLTEGSKTVFANGIGVGRVGDSVSCGFKVVSGSSNVYSR; via the coding sequence ATGAATAAACCGGTTGTGCGATTAGGGGATTATTGTGTAGAAACAACACCGCATTTCTGCATTATCGGCAGTAACAATGTTTTTGTAAATGGTAAGCCAGTTTGTAGGAAAGGAGATAATTTTACAGAAGGTAGAGTATTAACTGAAGGATCAAAAACAGTATTTGCAAATGGTATTGGTGTAGGAAGAGTAGGAGATTCTGTATCTTGTGGTTTCAAGGTAGTAAGTGGAAGTAGTAATGTTTATTCAAGATAA
- the ykgO gene encoding type B 50S ribosomal protein L36 has product MKVKASLKSYRNRDKNCKVVKRDGKIYVINKVNPRCKARQGS; this is encoded by the coding sequence ATGAAAGTTAAAGCGTCGCTAAAATCTTATCGCAATAGAGATAAAAATTGTAAAGTTGTAAAAAGGGATGGTAAGATTTACGTTATAAATAAGGTAAATCCAAGATGTAAAGCGCGTCAAGGTTCTTAG
- a CDS encoding IS110 family transposase, whose translation MVISYQNFIGIDIGKLEFVIAVNEQKSVIKFDNSCSGWKQFYQKFSNILPNSMIILEATGGYELGLLYFLIDRNIAVHRANTRQVKNFILSHGTLAKTDNLDAKALAQYGVERCGRLQLFTPISKEQTTLFTLCQRRDDITKMLVQEKNRLKTPGNDYIKESCQQTIEFLNNQVEKLDQAIQKIVNENPELNRYQKILETVPGIGRKTSQCLLCLIPELGSLNKRQVASLAGVAPHPKESGKAIGYRRIIGGRSNVRSKLFTAAMAARNSKSELAAFYCKLIDSGKRKMVALTALMRKIIVIANARLKEAINLHV comes from the coding sequence ATGGTTATATCTTATCAAAATTTTATTGGCATTGATATCGGAAAACTTGAATTTGTCATTGCAGTGAATGAACAAAAAAGTGTTATCAAGTTTGACAATAGTTGTTCTGGCTGGAAACAATTTTACCAAAAATTTTCAAATATCTTACCCAATTCCATGATAATTTTAGAAGCTACAGGAGGCTATGAGCTTGGCTTATTGTATTTTCTTATTGACAGAAACATTGCTGTGCATCGTGCTAATACTCGTCAAGTTAAAAACTTCATTCTATCTCATGGAACTTTGGCAAAGACTGACAATCTGGATGCAAAAGCGCTTGCCCAATATGGTGTTGAGCGTTGTGGACGTCTGCAGCTATTTACACCTATCTCAAAAGAACAAACCACCTTATTTACACTTTGTCAGCGTCGTGATGATATTACGAAAATGCTTGTTCAAGAAAAAAATAGGCTTAAAACTCCTGGAAATGATTACATTAAGGAAAGTTGTCAACAAACTATTGAATTCCTCAATAATCAGGTAGAAAAGCTTGATCAAGCTATACAAAAAATAGTCAATGAAAACCCTGAACTGAACCGATACCAGAAGATTCTTGAAACAGTTCCTGGAATAGGTAGAAAAACCTCTCAATGTTTATTGTGCCTTATACCGGAACTTGGTTCCTTAAACAAAAGGCAAGTTGCAAGCCTTGCAGGTGTTGCACCTCATCCTAAGGAAAGTGGTAAAGCTATTGGTTACCGAAGGATTATAGGTGGAAGAAGTAACGTTCGTTCAAAGCTTTTCACAGCTGCTATGGCTGCTAGAAACTCCAAGTCAGAACTTGCTGCTTTTTATTGTAAGCTTATTGATAGTGGTAAAAGAAAGATGGTAGCACTCACTGCACTTATGCGTAAAATTATAGTCATCGCCAATGCCAGACTTAAAGAAGCAATTAATTTGCATGTTTAG
- a CDS encoding pyruvate, water dikinase regulatory protein has protein sequence MTLKKLNLHLVSDSSGETVISVAKSALKHFRSVETIEYVWSFVKGEEQIDKILEEINRKNDEHNFVICTITDDELRKYLKDNCIKLKIPYRAILSHIIKEISSYLEIEKDEKLDLHTEINNEYFQRIDTINYTINHDDGQNIQDIYEADIILIGVSRTSKSPTSMYLAYRGYKVVNVPFISEVPFYVDLAKLKNKLAIGVTINPSRLVEIRKNRLTSINNKDNNIYADPRKVEKEIKEAEEFFKQNNWPIIDVTQKSIEEVSATIIQYFNKM, from the coding sequence ATGACCCTTAAAAAGCTTAATCTACACTTAGTATCAGATTCAAGTGGTGAAACTGTTATATCAGTTGCAAAATCAGCCCTGAAGCACTTTCGTTCTGTAGAAACGATCGAATATGTTTGGTCTTTCGTAAAAGGAGAAGAGCAGATTGACAAAATTCTGGAGGAAATTAATAGGAAAAATGATGAGCATAATTTTGTTATATGCACTATTACTGATGATGAGCTAAGAAAATATCTAAAAGATAACTGTATAAAGCTGAAAATTCCCTACAGAGCAATATTATCACATATTATTAAAGAAATTTCATCCTATCTTGAAATTGAAAAAGACGAAAAGCTTGACTTGCATACTGAGATAAACAACGAATATTTTCAGCGCATTGACACAATAAATTACACGATTAATCATGATGATGGACAAAATATTCAAGATATTTATGAAGCAGATATAATTTTGATTGGAGTTTCACGCACATCAAAATCTCCCACTAGTATGTATTTAGCTTATCGAGGCTACAAGGTTGTAAATGTTCCTTTTATTAGTGAAGTACCCTTTTATGTCGATTTGGCAAAATTAAAAAATAAGCTGGCGATAGGAGTAACAATAAACCCAAGTAGACTAGTAGAAATACGCAAAAATAGACTTACTTCAATTAATAACAAAGATAATAATATATACGCTGACCCTAGAAAAGTAGAAAAGGAAATTAAAGAAGCAGAGGAGTTCTTTAAGCAAAATAACTGGCCAATTATTGATGTCACGCAAAAGTCGATTGAAGAAGTATCAGCAACAATTATACAATATTTTAATAAAATGTGA
- a CDS encoding phosphoribosylformylglycinamidine synthase subunit PurQ produces MKVIVLSGYGLNCEKETAFAFMECSRKLDISNVEVKIVHINEVINNPDKLKSSNILAIPGGFSYGDDTGAGNAFALRIKNNLLDEFQDFLSQDKLIIGICNGCQILVKLVPEFSNLALIPNDIGNYQCCWVRVKVNPQSNSVWLQGLNELYLPVAHGEGRFFMDQDILNQLVENNSFALRYVDGDGDYANLQFPYNPNGSTYDLAALSDKSGRVLALMPHPERGMFFTQQDNWPFEKEKYKRLGVAVPKYGDGMLVFENALRYFC; encoded by the coding sequence ATGAAAGTTATTGTTTTATCTGGTTATGGCTTAAATTGTGAAAAAGAAACTGCATTTGCATTTATGGAATGTAGCAGAAAACTTGATATCAGCAATGTAGAAGTAAAAATTGTTCACATTAATGAGGTTATAAATAATCCAGATAAACTAAAATCAAGCAATATACTTGCAATTCCAGGAGGTTTTTCCTACGGTGATGACACTGGTGCTGGCAATGCATTTGCTTTGCGTATTAAGAACAACTTGTTAGACGAATTTCAAGATTTCTTATCTCAGGATAAGCTTATTATAGGAATATGTAATGGTTGCCAGATATTAGTAAAATTAGTTCCAGAATTCTCTAATCTAGCTTTAATTCCTAATGATATAGGTAATTATCAATGCTGTTGGGTTAGAGTGAAAGTTAATCCACAAAGTAATTCTGTTTGGCTACAGGGTCTGAATGAACTATATCTTCCTGTTGCTCATGGAGAAGGCAGGTTTTTTATGGATCAAGATATTTTAAATCAATTGGTTGAAAATAATTCCTTTGCACTACGTTACGTTGATGGAGATGGTGACTATGCAAATTTACAATTTCCTTACAATCCAAACGGATCTACATATGATCTGGCAGCTTTGTCAGACAAAAGTGGTAGAGTGCTAGCTTTAATGCCTCACCCAGAGAGGGGAATGTTTTTCACTCAACAAGATAACTGGCCGTTTGAAAAGGAAAAGTACAAACGCTTAGGTGTTGCTGTGCCAAAATATGGTGATGGGATGCTTGTATTTGAAAATGCACTAAGGTATTTTTGTTAA
- a CDS encoding PDDEXK nuclease domain-containing protein yields MLYERTALAKKPEDFIRRSIKNLREENMLAPEFIFHDPYFLSFMELPSSYSETDLENTILDELTKFLQEFGNDFYFVTRQKPNF; encoded by the coding sequence ATGTTGTATGAACGTACAGCGCTAGCAAAAAAACCTGAAGATTTCATAAGAAGGAGTATAAAAAATTTACGTGAAGAAAATATGTTAGCACCAGAATTCATTTTTCATGACCCATACTTCCTTAGCTTCATGGAATTGCCATCAAGTTATAGTGAGACTGATCTAGAAAATACAATCTTGGATGAATTGACAAAGTTTTTACAAGAGTTTGGAAATGATTTTTATTTTGTAACACGTCAAAAACCGAATTTTTAA
- the pstA gene encoding phosphate ABC transporter permease PstA, which translates to MSIKKKFLKLLQSRRVHARIKRKNKKNRMLRFCSFTALVISLGCPICILLSILVNSYSALTVTKILLPIEISADLTLTNNPGDFRYKSIILLNNSLHKVFEGIDFKDSDEILSRNSYKELEKFFLKRVKNSGEYEIWFTASSVINSVYKNKCLNDRYAKLLDCLKEKGRVRKFFNKSLFLKSDSREPENAGILGAFIGSLMTIVVCLVLALPIGIMSGVCLYEFMPKNRLITSIVEISMNNLAAVPSIIFGVVGLTLYLGIFGLPRSSPLVGGMTLSFMMLPNIIIATKNAFTNVPIAIKDAAFALGAPHVKVILDHSLPIALPRIIHGAVLAIARILGESSPLLMIGMVAFIADTPTSFFDPATVLPVQIYIWSSSPEIAFIELAAIAIIALLLMLFALNLIANFVKRKFEFFDS; encoded by the coding sequence ATGAGTATAAAGAAAAAATTTCTTAAATTGCTTCAGTCAAGGCGTGTGCACGCTCGTATAAAAAGGAAAAATAAAAAGAACAGAATGTTACGCTTTTGCTCTTTCACGGCACTAGTTATCTCACTTGGCTGCCCTATATGTATATTGTTAAGTATATTAGTTAACTCCTATAGCGCCTTAACAGTAACGAAAATTTTATTGCCAATTGAAATAAGTGCTGATCTTACTTTAACGAATAATCCTGGTGATTTCCGATATAAGTCCATTATCCTACTCAATAATTCTTTACATAAAGTATTTGAAGGAATTGATTTTAAAGACAGTGACGAAATTTTAAGTCGTAACTCTTACAAGGAGCTAGAGAAGTTTTTTCTTAAGAGAGTAAAAAATAGTGGTGAATATGAGATTTGGTTTACCGCATCGAGTGTGATCAATTCAGTATATAAAAATAAATGTTTGAATGATCGTTACGCTAAATTACTTGATTGCTTGAAAGAAAAGGGGAGAGTAAGAAAATTTTTTAATAAGTCTCTATTTCTTAAGTCTGATTCTCGTGAGCCCGAGAATGCAGGGATTTTAGGGGCATTTATCGGTTCATTAATGACAATTGTAGTGTGCTTAGTATTGGCACTACCAATAGGAATTATGTCGGGCGTCTGTCTTTATGAATTTATGCCTAAAAATAGGCTAATAACTAGTATTGTAGAAATTAGCATGAACAACCTTGCTGCAGTGCCTTCGATAATATTTGGTGTAGTAGGACTGACTCTCTACCTTGGCATATTTGGGCTACCCCGTTCTTCACCGCTTGTTGGTGGGATGACTCTTTCATTTATGATGCTGCCTAATATTATCATTGCGACAAAAAATGCCTTTACAAACGTTCCTATTGCAATAAAAGATGCAGCTTTTGCTCTTGGAGCACCTCACGTCAAGGTAATATTGGATCACTCTTTGCCGATTGCGTTACCAAGGATAATACATGGTGCTGTGCTTGCAATTGCAAGGATTTTAGGAGAGTCTTCCCCTTTACTTATGATAGGTATGGTAGCATTTATTGCTGATACACCTACATCCTTCTTCGATCCGGCAACTGTTCTACCTGTACAAATATATATATGGTCAAGTAGTCCTGAAATTGCATTTATTGAACTTGCTGCCATTGCAATTATAGCTTTGTTGTTAATGCTATTTGCTTTGAATTTAATAGCAAATTTTGTAAAAAGAAAGTTCGAGTTTTTTGATTCATGA
- the rplS gene encoding 50S ribosomal protein L19 — protein MTNLLEKFNEQQMQILTKELPVFRPGDDLKVTFKVVDGASERIQIFEGVCISQRNRGLHSSFSVRKVSHGESIVSQFFVYSPALISVQVIRKGKVRRAKLYYLCKLFGKAARVKERTTYVKKKSK, from the coding sequence ATGACAAATTTGCTTGAGAAATTTAATGAGCAGCAAATGCAAATACTAACTAAAGAGCTGCCGGTCTTTCGTCCTGGTGATGATTTGAAGGTCACTTTTAAAGTAGTTGACGGTGCAAGTGAACGTATACAGATATTTGAAGGCGTGTGCATTTCACAAAGAAACCGCGGATTACACTCTTCTTTTTCAGTTAGAAAGGTAAGTCATGGAGAAAGTATAGTATCGCAATTTTTTGTTTACTCTCCTGCATTGATTTCAGTACAAGTGATAAGAAAGGGAAAGGTCCGTAGAGCAAAATTGTATTATCTGTGCAAGCTGTTTGGGAAAGCTGCAAGGGTCAAAGAACGTACTACTTATGTTAAAAAGAAATCTAAGTAG
- the ltrA gene encoding group II intron reverse transcriptase/maturase yields the protein MLKVTLGICRRGHCSLEGKVMSSSEYVVSQQKVRYKWNEIPWRKLEKSSFKLQKRIYRASKCNDIKKMHKLQRLLLKSTSARTLAVRKVTQDNRGKKTAGIDGKASLNQKERLQLANSLDIRKKAKPSRRVWVPKSGKPLEYRPLGIPTIADRAKQTLVKMALEPEWEGKFESNTFGFRPGRSCHDAIAAIFISLGRKTAFILDADISGCFDNINHHALLEKLNTTPTLKRIIKGWLRAGVMEDRKFKPTKCGIIQGGTISPLLACIALHGLESHIKKALVCELFQYAKRKYGSKASRTVAQQSISVIAYADDFAVLHESKEIILKARIIVEEWLKTIGLGLKMSKTKISHTLNGEEPGFNFLGFSIRHYPTRSSKKGYKLLMKPSQESIKQHKFTIKHKLKGLRGATQEAVIKELNPIVRGWSQYYMLVVSRKTFELMSDIVHRNLWKWAVRRHPNKGKCWIKRKYFNKYKNDNWRFMASNKIHLIRHSDHAIKRHVKVKGTKSPYDGDWIYWGNRLRKIPDKPPRVTKLMKLQQGKCAQCQLWFKSDDVLEIHHKDLNRRNNMSKNLSLLHGHCHDEVHRRCA from the coding sequence ATGCTCAAAGTAACACTTGGGATATGCAGACGTGGACACTGTAGTTTGGAAGGTAAAGTTATGAGTAGTAGTGAATATGTTGTGAGCCAACAAAAAGTTAGGTATAAATGGAACGAAATTCCTTGGCGTAAGCTGGAGAAATCTTCATTTAAGCTACAAAAACGAATTTACCGAGCTTCTAAGTGTAATGATATCAAAAAGATGCATAAGCTTCAGAGATTATTACTCAAATCAACAAGTGCAAGAACACTCGCTGTCAGAAAGGTGACTCAGGATAACAGGGGAAAAAAGACAGCAGGCATTGACGGAAAAGCTAGTCTTAATCAAAAAGAAAGATTGCAATTAGCAAACTCTTTGGATATAAGAAAAAAAGCAAAACCATCAAGACGTGTCTGGGTCCCAAAATCTGGAAAACCACTGGAGTATCGCCCTCTTGGTATACCCACGATAGCAGATCGAGCAAAACAAACACTTGTCAAAATGGCACTAGAACCGGAGTGGGAGGGAAAGTTCGAGTCAAACACTTTTGGTTTTAGACCTGGTAGGTCATGTCATGATGCAATAGCGGCTATATTTATTTCACTTGGAAGGAAAACAGCATTTATTCTGGATGCTGATATTTCTGGATGCTTTGATAATATTAACCATCACGCATTGCTAGAAAAACTCAATACCACACCAACTTTAAAGAGAATTATAAAAGGATGGTTGAGAGCAGGCGTTATGGAAGATAGAAAGTTTAAACCTACTAAATGTGGTATAATTCAAGGAGGAACAATTTCTCCTTTACTTGCTTGTATTGCATTACATGGATTAGAAAGTCATATTAAAAAAGCATTAGTATGTGAACTTTTTCAATACGCCAAAAGGAAATATGGTAGCAAGGCATCACGTACAGTAGCACAACAATCAATAAGTGTAATTGCTTACGCCGATGATTTTGCGGTCCTACATGAAAGTAAAGAAATCATTCTTAAGGCAAGGATAATAGTCGAGGAATGGCTAAAAACCATTGGACTAGGATTAAAAATGTCAAAGACAAAGATTTCTCACACTTTAAATGGAGAAGAACCAGGATTCAATTTTCTTGGATTTTCTATAAGACATTATCCAACAAGAAGTAGTAAGAAAGGTTACAAGTTATTAATGAAACCAAGTCAAGAATCTATAAAACAGCATAAATTCACTATTAAACATAAGCTTAAAGGATTGCGTGGAGCAACGCAAGAAGCAGTAATAAAAGAACTTAATCCTATAGTTAGAGGGTGGAGTCAATATTATATGTTAGTAGTTTCTAGGAAAACCTTTGAATTAATGAGTGATATAGTGCATAGAAACCTTTGGAAATGGGCAGTCCGTAGACATCCAAACAAAGGTAAATGCTGGATTAAGAGGAAATACTTTAATAAGTATAAAAATGACAACTGGAGATTTATGGCAAGTAACAAGATTCATCTTATTAGACACAGCGATCATGCTATCAAACGGCATGTCAAAGTGAAAGGAACTAAATCGCCATATGATGGGGATTGGATCTATTGGGGTAATCGTTTAAGGAAGATTCCAGATAAGCCACCAAGGGTAACAAAATTAATGAAGTTGCAACAAGGTAAATGTGCTCAATGTCAACTTTGGTTTAAAAGTGATGACGTCCTAGAGATACACCATAAAGACCTTAATAGACGCAATAATATGAGCAAAAATTTATCCTTGCTGCATGGACATTGTCATGATGAAGTACATAGGAGGTGTGCATGA
- the ccmC gene encoding heme ABC transporter permease CcmC, giving the protein MFLLKPTNFSSFSKKALPWLGVICFACFLIGMFLALFFSPEDYKQGKIVRIMYIHVPSAWLALGIYGLIVSLSFISLVWNNSIASILAHAAAPAGTVFSAICLITGSIWGKGTWGTWWVWDARLTSMLILFFLYVGYLSLWSAFDNKARAEKSAAVFAIFSAINIPIVKFSVNLWSTLHQPASILRRGGVAIESSLLLPLIVMFMFYATFFLVVWILYSLYLINLYKIKREISMRY; this is encoded by the coding sequence ATGTTTTTATTAAAACCTACAAATTTCTCTTCTTTCTCTAAAAAAGCACTACCTTGGCTTGGGGTTATTTGTTTCGCATGTTTTTTAATTGGAATGTTTTTGGCGTTATTTTTTTCCCCAGAGGATTATAAACAAGGAAAAATTGTACGAATTATGTACATTCATGTGCCTTCTGCATGGCTTGCTCTTGGAATATATGGACTTATTGTATCACTCAGTTTCATTTCGTTGGTGTGGAACAATAGCATTGCTAGTATCTTGGCACATGCTGCTGCTCCTGCAGGGACAGTCTTTTCGGCAATATGTTTAATCACAGGCAGCATTTGGGGAAAAGGAACTTGGGGCACTTGGTGGGTATGGGATGCAAGGCTTACTTCAATGCTGATTTTATTTTTCCTATATGTTGGCTACCTTTCATTGTGGAGCGCTTTTGACAATAAAGCAAGGGCAGAAAAATCAGCAGCAGTATTTGCCATTTTTAGTGCTATAAATATTCCCATAGTAAAATTTTCTGTGAATTTATGGTCTACTCTTCATCAGCCAGCAAGTATTCTAAGAAGAGGTGGAGTAGCAATAGAAAGTTCTTTACTGTTGCCACTCATTGTAATGTTTATGTTTTATGCCACATTTTTTTTAGTAGTGTGGATACTGTACTCACTTTACTTAATTAATTTGTACAAAATAAAAAGAGAAATCAGTATGCGGTATTAG